The Salinibaculum sp. SYNS191 genome has a window encoding:
- the lysX gene encoding lysine biosynthesis protein LysX — protein sequence MKVGILYSRIRKDEKLLLSELRERDHDVAKIDVRRQRFGLSEPPAEFEDVDVLVDRCLATSRSLYATEFADAYGVPIVNSAETAEVCADKVKNSLALEQAGVPTPNTEVAFTKDAAMDIIQDFGYPCVLKPVIGSWGRLMAKLESDSAAEAVLEHKEVLGHYEHKVFYIQEFVEKPGRDIRVLAADGEPIAAEVRSADHWLTNASKGADVTEFDMDDESRDLVARASEAVGGGLLGIDLMETGVDENGNPTGYTVHEVNHNVEFKALDGAVETDVPAAVVDWLEAKVESETDTEVTA from the coding sequence ATGAAAGTCGGCATCCTCTACTCGCGCATCCGGAAAGACGAGAAACTGTTGCTCTCGGAGCTACGCGAGCGCGACCACGACGTGGCGAAGATAGACGTTCGCAGACAGCGCTTCGGTCTCTCGGAGCCGCCGGCGGAGTTCGAGGACGTGGACGTCCTCGTCGACCGCTGTCTGGCGACCAGCCGCAGCCTCTACGCGACGGAGTTCGCCGACGCCTACGGCGTGCCCATCGTCAACAGCGCCGAGACGGCCGAGGTCTGCGCGGACAAGGTCAAGAACAGCCTCGCGCTGGAGCAGGCGGGCGTGCCGACGCCGAACACCGAAGTCGCGTTCACGAAGGACGCCGCGATGGACATTATCCAGGACTTCGGCTACCCCTGCGTGCTGAAGCCGGTCATCGGCTCCTGGGGCCGTCTGATGGCGAAACTGGAGTCCGACTCCGCCGCGGAGGCCGTCTTAGAGCACAAGGAAGTGCTCGGCCACTACGAGCACAAGGTGTTCTACATCCAGGAGTTCGTCGAGAAGCCGGGTCGTGACATCCGCGTGCTGGCGGCCGACGGCGAGCCAATCGCTGCGGAGGTTCGTTCGGCAGACCACTGGCTGACGAACGCCTCGAAGGGGGCAGACGTCACCGAATTCGACATGGACGATGAGAGCCGCGACCTCGTGGCACGGGCGAGCGAGGCCGTCGGCGGCGGGTTGCTCGGAATCGACCTGATGGAGACCGGTGTCGATGAAAACGGAAACCCGACTGGCTACACCGTCCACGAGGTCAATCACAACGTCGAGTTCAAGGCACTCGACGGGGCGGTCGAAACCGACGTGCCCGCCGCAGTCGTCGACTGGCTGGAAGCGAAAGTCGAATCCGAGACCGATACAGAGGTGACGGCATGA
- the lysW gene encoding lysine biosynthesis protein LysW, producing MAECIECGADVTLHEDIEVGEIVDCSTCGAELEVLAVDPVELDTAPELEEDWGE from the coding sequence ATGGCAGAATGCATCGAGTGTGGGGCCGACGTGACCCTGCACGAGGACATCGAAGTCGGAGAGATCGTCGACTGTTCGACCTGCGGTGCCGAACTCGAAGTGCTGGCGGTCGACCCCGTCGAACTCGACACGGCACCCGAGCTGGAAGAAGACTGGGGTGAGTGA
- the argH gene encoding argininosuccinate lyase, giving the protein MTEESEPDDSVVRRDRFSGGPARDFLSSLAADERIFAADLAVDRAHVVMLAEQGIVDGDDAGAILAALDDIEDDGHGALPDGEDVHEAIETAVIERVGPEGGRMHTARSRNDEVAACIRYRLREDVLDLLETVVDAREQLLAVAAEHTETVMPGYTHLQPAQPTTVAHWLCSYEEALARDTGRLLDAYGRVNQSPLGGAAFAGTPFDIDRERTAELLGFDGLVENATDAAAARDFLVETTAATATLATTLSSLAEDVVVFASKGHVDLADDYASTSSIMPQKKNPDTLELVRGRTGDATAGLEGLLTTLKGLPRAYNRDLQRAGRHAWDAIDSVSESVEVAVGAVATADWPEAVLAEAAGDGFATATGVADLLAQAGVPFRTAHELVASAAADSDDPGFAELDAASEDVLGESLTAYVPREEVEAALSPAESVAMRDSRGGPAPEAVEQSLSRATEALAADREAVESRRAAVADAAAERQSEVDGYV; this is encoded by the coding sequence ATGACCGAGGAGAGCGAGCCCGACGACAGCGTCGTCCGCCGCGACCGCTTCAGCGGCGGCCCAGCGCGGGACTTTCTCTCCTCGCTCGCCGCCGACGAGCGCATCTTCGCCGCCGACCTCGCCGTCGACCGTGCACACGTCGTGATGCTCGCCGAGCAGGGCATCGTCGACGGGGACGACGCCGGCGCGATTCTCGCGGCACTCGACGACATCGAGGACGACGGCCACGGCGCACTCCCCGACGGCGAGGACGTCCACGAGGCCATCGAGACGGCCGTCATCGAGCGCGTCGGGCCCGAGGGCGGCCGGATGCACACCGCCCGCTCGCGCAACGACGAGGTGGCGGCCTGCATCCGCTACCGCCTGCGCGAGGACGTGCTGGACCTGCTGGAGACAGTCGTGGACGCACGCGAGCAACTGCTGGCGGTGGCCGCCGAGCACACCGAGACCGTGATGCCCGGCTACACGCACCTCCAGCCTGCCCAGCCGACGACGGTGGCCCACTGGCTGTGCTCCTACGAGGAGGCGCTGGCCCGGGACACCGGCCGCCTGCTGGACGCCTACGGGCGCGTCAACCAGTCGCCGCTGGGCGGCGCTGCCTTCGCCGGGACGCCCTTCGATATCGACCGCGAGCGGACCGCCGAGTTGCTCGGCTTCGACGGCCTGGTCGAGAACGCGACCGACGCTGCGGCCGCACGTGACTTCCTCGTGGAGACGACCGCCGCGACGGCGACCCTGGCGACGACGCTGTCGAGCCTCGCGGAGGACGTCGTCGTCTTCGCCAGCAAGGGCCACGTCGACCTGGCCGACGACTACGCGTCGACGTCCTCTATCATGCCCCAGAAGAAGAACCCGGACACGCTGGAACTCGTCCGGGGGCGCACCGGCGACGCGACGGCGGGGCTGGAGGGGTTGCTGACGACGCTGAAGGGATTGCCGCGGGCGTACAACCGCGACCTGCAACGCGCCGGCCGGCACGCCTGGGACGCCATCGACTCGGTGAGCGAGAGCGTCGAGGTGGCAGTCGGCGCGGTCGCGACCGCCGACTGGCCCGAGGCGGTGCTGGCCGAGGCAGCGGGCGACGGCTTCGCGACGGCGACCGGCGTCGCGGACCTGCTCGCGCAGGCTGGCGTCCCCTTCCGGACGGCTCACGAGCTGGTTGCCTCCGCCGCAGCGGACAGCGACGACCCCGGCTTCGCGGAACTGGACGCCGCCAGCGAGGACGTCCTCGGCGAGTCGCTGACCGCCTACGTGCCCAGAGAGGAGGTCGAGGCGGCGCTTTCCCCCGCCGAGAGCGTCGCGATGCGGGACTCCCGCGGGGGACCGGCCCCCGAGGCAGTCGAGCAGTCGCTTTCGCGCGCGACAGAGGCGCTGGCCGCGGACCGCGAGGCCGTCGAGTCCCGCCGGGCGGCCGTCGCGGACGCGGCGGCGGAACGCCAGTCGGAGGTGGACGGCTATGTCTGA
- a CDS encoding argininosuccinate synthase, with product MPEGNRVALAFSGGLDTTVCVPLLEEEYGYDEVIGVTVDVGQPKKEFAEAEETAEALDVDNYVVDAREEFADLCLRSVKANATYQGYPLGTALARPVIAQAILDVAIEQDCDAVAHGCTGKGNDQLRFEAVWRDSDLEVIAPVRELGLTREWEMEYAAERDLPVEGGNEGRYSIDTNLWSRSIEGSELEDPATIPEDDIYDWTDNPSGKEAELVDIAFESGEPVALDGEEIDSVELVEALNERAGAHGVGRTDMMEDRMLGLKVRENYEHPAATVLLTAHEALEQLVLTQEERQFKQQVDQQWAQKGYQGLIDAPIVDALEGFIDSTNERVTGTVTVKLEGGHCRPVSRESEYAVYSKSAASFDQEDVQGGITQQDATGVAKYHGFQSRLANTAIENATKDE from the coding sequence ATGCCAGAAGGAAACCGCGTCGCGCTCGCCTTTTCGGGTGGGCTCGACACGACAGTTTGCGTCCCGCTGCTCGAAGAGGAGTACGGCTACGACGAGGTCATCGGCGTCACCGTCGACGTCGGCCAGCCGAAAAAGGAGTTCGCCGAGGCCGAGGAGACCGCCGAGGCCTTAGACGTCGACAACTACGTCGTCGACGCCAGGGAGGAGTTCGCCGACCTCTGCCTGCGCTCGGTGAAGGCGAACGCCACCTACCAGGGCTACCCGCTGGGCACCGCGCTCGCGCGCCCGGTCATCGCCCAGGCCATCCTCGACGTCGCCATCGAACAGGACTGCGACGCCGTCGCCCACGGCTGCACCGGCAAGGGCAACGACCAGCTCCGGTTCGAGGCCGTCTGGCGCGACTCCGACCTGGAGGTCATCGCGCCCGTCCGCGAACTCGGTCTGACCCGCGAGTGGGAGATGGAGTACGCCGCCGAGCGCGACCTGCCCGTCGAGGGCGGCAACGAGGGTCGCTACAGCATCGACACGAACCTCTGGAGCCGCTCCATCGAGGGCTCGGAGCTAGAGGACCCCGCGACCATCCCCGAGGACGACATCTACGACTGGACGGACAACCCCAGCGGCAAGGAGGCCGAACTGGTCGACATCGCGTTCGAGAGCGGCGAACCCGTCGCGCTCGACGGCGAGGAAATCGACTCCGTCGAACTCGTCGAGGCGCTCAACGAGCGCGCCGGCGCACACGGCGTCGGCCGCACGGACATGATGGAGGACCGCATGCTGGGTCTGAAGGTCCGCGAGAACTACGAGCACCCGGCCGCGACGGTCCTGCTGACCGCCCACGAGGCGCTGGAGCAACTCGTCCTGACCCAGGAGGAGCGCCAGTTCAAGCAGCAGGTCGACCAGCAGTGGGCGCAGAAGGGCTATCAGGGCCTCATCGACGCGCCCATCGTCGATGCCCTCGAAGGATTCATCGACAGCACGAACGAGCGCGTGACCGGGACCGTCACCGTGAAACTGGAGGGCGGCCACTGCCGCCCGGTCAGCCGCGAGAGTGAGTACGCCGTCTACAGCAAGTCCGCGGCCTCGTTCGACCAGGAGGACGTGCAGGGCGGCATCACCCAGCAGGACGCCACCGGCGTCGCGAAGTACCACGGCTTCCAGTCGCGCCTGGCCAACACCGCCATCGAGAACGCCACCAAGGACGAGTAA
- a CDS encoding DUF7490 domain-containing protein: MRRDVALGGLLAAVLVLSVLSALAVPGALAERREEPPDGFVRLSEITISDGAVGGETVELRTDVRLANRGGVSENVSVEFRAVGTDSGIVETSRTVEVGRVSDRREVPVVTNLTVGRGSDYRIEAIVYQDGQRLDAGDRTVRGIDSLTPAYAETGVSFHRFAIDDMPAIEYSIGTVADNRTTLDVSTFLTNRGATPSGELRVVLKARQVDSSIVADRTEVRLDGIGPGQTATPSASLTVPSSYNYYLDAVLYSGGVVVGTARSGASLDPTETVEVNTTRRDVGLEVGDFETDGGDDGRRDGGDRETETPSESGPGFGIGVAAVAILLALVARAHGGETHE, from the coding sequence ATGCGCAGGGACGTCGCCCTGGGCGGTCTCCTGGCAGCAGTGCTCGTCCTCTCGGTCCTGTCGGCCCTGGCGGTCCCCGGGGCGCTGGCCGAGCGGCGCGAGGAGCCGCCCGACGGGTTCGTCAGACTGAGCGAGATAACTATCAGCGACGGCGCCGTCGGCGGCGAGACCGTCGAGTTGCGGACCGACGTCCGGCTGGCGAACCGCGGCGGCGTCTCGGAGAACGTCAGCGTCGAGTTCCGGGCGGTCGGCACCGACTCCGGCATCGTGGAGACGAGTCGGACGGTCGAGGTCGGGCGGGTGAGCGACCGGCGCGAAGTCCCGGTGGTCACGAACCTCACCGTCGGGCGGGGGAGCGACTACCGCATCGAGGCCATCGTCTACCAGGACGGCCAGCGCCTAGACGCCGGTGACAGGACGGTGCGCGGAATCGACTCGCTGACGCCCGCCTACGCCGAGACTGGCGTCTCGTTCCACCGCTTCGCCATCGACGACATGCCGGCCATCGAGTACAGCATCGGGACCGTCGCGGACAACCGGACGACGCTCGACGTGTCGACGTTTCTCACGAACAGGGGCGCGACCCCGTCCGGCGAGTTGCGAGTCGTCCTCAAGGCCAGGCAGGTCGACTCGAGCATCGTCGCCGACCGGACCGAGGTCCGACTGGACGGTATCGGCCCCGGCCAAACCGCCACGCCGTCGGCGAGCCTGACGGTCCCGTCGTCGTACAACTACTACCTCGACGCCGTCCTCTACTCGGGGGGCGTCGTCGTCGGGACCGCCCGCTCCGGCGCGAGCCTCGACCCGACGGAGACCGTCGAGGTGAACACTACCCGACGCGACGTGGGCCTGGAGGTCGGTGACTTCGAAACCGACGGTGGCGATGACGGCCGCCGAGACGGCGGTGACAGGGAGACCGAGACGCCATCGGAATCCGGACCCGGGTTCGGTATCGGCGTCGCGGCGGTGGCGATACTGCTCGCGCTCGTCGCACGCGCACACGGCGGTGAGACCCATGAGTGA
- a CDS encoding DUF7345 domain-containing protein translates to MLRRAGRAAVLAVVVLAALSGAVAAFDSDALTQVDVETDSTTLNVDVGADGNASWEVVYRIQLDDENRTAAFEDLAQDVASDPATYRGTFRDRMERTVAAAENATGREMSVRNVSVETRRESQPQGEYGLLVYRFAWTDFAAVDGDTVEVGDAIDQFFLDGGTTLSVSWPADYAAESVSPDADVTNENEVVWQGQRDFDAGQPRVVLVPEDQAGSGGGAGDGGDGADGGDGTTGDGTSLQFVLLLALGAMLVASAVWLFVRESGMSTPLDGDDGTAGAAPAEDSGDAPDTGADDEPDGPPAELLSNEERVLRLLEDSGGRMKQKAVAEQLDWTAAKTSQVVGDLRDEDKLDSFRLGRENVLTLPDVELEPSGPDDEE, encoded by the coding sequence ATGCTGAGACGCGCAGGGCGGGCAGCGGTGCTGGCGGTCGTGGTCCTCGCGGCGCTGTCGGGTGCCGTGGCCGCGTTCGACAGTGACGCGCTCACCCAGGTCGACGTGGAGACCGACTCGACCACGCTGAACGTCGACGTCGGAGCCGACGGCAACGCCTCCTGGGAGGTCGTCTACCGGATTCAACTGGACGACGAGAACCGCACCGCGGCCTTCGAGGACCTGGCGCAGGACGTCGCGAGCGACCCCGCGACGTACCGCGGGACGTTCCGCGACCGGATGGAGCGAACAGTCGCCGCCGCGGAGAACGCCACTGGCCGGGAGATGAGCGTCCGGAACGTCTCCGTCGAGACGCGCCGCGAGTCCCAGCCACAGGGCGAGTACGGCCTGCTCGTCTACCGCTTCGCGTGGACTGACTTCGCCGCCGTCGACGGCGATACCGTCGAGGTCGGCGACGCCATCGACCAGTTCTTCCTCGACGGCGGGACCACGCTGTCCGTTAGCTGGCCCGCCGACTACGCTGCCGAGTCGGTGTCGCCGGACGCGGACGTCACGAACGAGAACGAAGTCGTCTGGCAGGGCCAGCGGGACTTCGACGCCGGCCAGCCCCGCGTCGTGCTCGTTCCCGAGGACCAGGCCGGGAGCGGCGGTGGAGCGGGAGACGGCGGCGACGGTGCCGACGGCGGTGACGGCACGACCGGCGACGGCACCAGCCTCCAGTTCGTCCTGCTGCTGGCGCTCGGCGCGATGCTTGTCGCCAGCGCCGTCTGGCTGTTCGTCCGCGAGAGCGGCATGTCGACGCCCCTCGACGGGGACGACGGGACGGCGGGGGCTGCGCCAGCCGAGGACAGCGGCGACGCCCCCGATACCGGGGCGGACGACGAGCCGGACGGTCCGCCGGCCGAGCTGCTGAGCAACGAGGAGCGGGTGCTGCGCCTGCTGGAGGACAGCGGCGGCCGGATGAAACAGAAGGCGGTCGCCGAGCAACTGGACTGGACGGCCGCCAAGACCAGCCAGGTGGTCGGTGACCTCCGCGACGAGGACAAACTCGACTCGTTCCGCCTCGGCCGCGAGAACGTCCTCACGCTCCCGGACGTGGAACTCGAACCGAGCGGCCCCGACGACGAGGAGTGA
- a CDS encoding DUF7554 family protein has product MRGDIDTDTLLKVVLVLAVVWLALEILEVFLDTLAFILTPLPKILGLVLIVLIVLYFLDRI; this is encoded by the coding sequence ATGCGCGGCGACATCGACACCGACACCCTCCTGAAGGTGGTCCTCGTCCTGGCGGTGGTCTGGCTCGCACTGGAGATTCTGGAGGTCTTCCTCGACACGCTTGCCTTCATCCTGACGCCGCTACCGAAGATACTGGGGCTGGTGCTCATCGTCCTCATCGTCCTCTACTTCCTCGACCGCATCTGA
- a CDS encoding 2'-5' RNA ligase family protein: MYSLNVPVPSEVSALAADLARDLPGARARTRGEHTLVAKRLGTGDRAAFQRLSARARDALTGAPAFAARVSGVDYFADPATGAAPVVYLAVESPGLRDFHERLCEQFDPVDGIEGDDYAPHVTIARGGSVDAAERLAVRDVDPVEWTVSELVFWDAERSQPAGTVSLPAGR, from the coding sequence GTGTACAGCCTGAACGTCCCGGTCCCGAGCGAGGTGTCCGCGCTGGCCGCCGACCTGGCGCGGGACCTCCCCGGCGCTCGCGCTCGCACGCGCGGAGAGCACACGCTGGTTGCGAAGCGACTGGGGACGGGCGACCGGGCGGCGTTCCAGCGACTCTCCGCCCGGGCCCGGGACGCACTCACCGGTGCGCCCGCCTTCGCGGCGCGGGTCTCCGGCGTCGACTACTTCGCCGACCCGGCCACCGGCGCGGCCCCCGTCGTCTACCTCGCGGTGGAGTCACCCGGACTCCGCGACTTCCACGAGCGCCTCTGCGAACAGTTCGACCCCGTCGACGGCATCGAGGGCGACGACTACGCGCCACACGTCACAATCGCTCGCGGCGGGAGCGTCGACGCGGCCGAGCGCCTGGCTGTCCGCGACGTCGACCCCGTGGAGTGGACCGTCTCGGAACTGGTCTTCTGGGACGCCGAGCGGAGCCAGCCCGCGGGGACCGTCTCGCTGCCGGCCGGGCGGTAG
- a CDS encoding PPC domain-containing DNA-binding protein codes for MDYQEVEGAREYVARLEHGADWRGQIEDFAAEEDIDAAFFFGLGAVQDATLYFYDQDTQEYEAIEFDEPFEVAPAVGNISWLDDGRFAHTHVALSREDGSTVAGHLEAATTFAGELYVREFDAHLEREHDEVTDLDLWPL; via the coding sequence ATGGATTACCAGGAAGTCGAAGGTGCCAGGGAGTACGTGGCACGTCTGGAACACGGCGCGGACTGGCGCGGCCAGATAGAGGACTTCGCCGCCGAGGAGGACATCGACGCCGCCTTCTTCTTCGGCCTGGGCGCGGTCCAGGACGCGACGCTGTACTTCTACGACCAGGACACCCAGGAGTACGAGGCCATCGAGTTCGACGAGCCATTCGAGGTCGCCCCGGCAGTCGGCAACATCTCCTGGCTGGACGACGGCCGCTTCGCGCACACCCACGTCGCGCTCAGCCGCGAGGACGGCAGCACCGTCGCGGGTCACCTGGAGGCCGCGACAACCTTCGCGGGCGAACTGTACGTCCGCGAGTTCGACGCGCACCTGGAGCGCGAGCACGACGAGGTCACGGACCTCGATCTCTGGCCGCTGTGA